In Halobacterium sp. R2-5, the following are encoded in one genomic region:
- a CDS encoding inositol monophosphatase, whose protein sequence is MLSTVENTAVRACLAGGRHLRERFGREVDAEFSRYDVKSAADRASEERMLDVIRDSHPDHAVYAEESGDVSVGGEYRWVVDPLDGTNNFVSGLPSFATAAAVLDDDGPAIGCVYVPVSDDLYVARRGGGVRYDGDYVSADGDVPTEKATVAFVIGHDVKRDGRLDDAAAMQAALGDATKRVVESWSPCVHWGALARGRLDGVVCFHPDDEEQHVGELLASEAGASTARPGDGVYVAATTPAVRDDLIAAVR, encoded by the coding sequence ATGCTCTCCACGGTCGAGAATACGGCAGTTCGAGCGTGTCTCGCTGGCGGCCGCCACCTCCGCGAGCGCTTCGGCCGCGAGGTCGACGCGGAGTTCTCCCGCTACGACGTGAAGTCCGCCGCGGACCGCGCGAGCGAGGAACGGATGCTCGACGTGATTCGCGACTCGCACCCCGACCACGCGGTGTACGCCGAGGAGTCCGGGGACGTCTCCGTCGGCGGCGAGTACCGCTGGGTGGTCGACCCGCTCGACGGCACGAACAACTTCGTCTCGGGGCTGCCGTCGTTCGCGACTGCGGCCGCGGTCCTCGACGACGACGGGCCGGCGATCGGCTGCGTCTACGTGCCGGTGAGCGACGACCTCTACGTCGCGCGCCGCGGCGGCGGCGTCCGCTACGACGGCGACTACGTCTCCGCCGACGGGGACGTGCCGACGGAGAAGGCGACGGTGGCGTTCGTCATCGGGCACGACGTGAAACGCGACGGGCGGCTGGACGACGCTGCGGCGATGCAGGCGGCGCTCGGCGACGCCACCAAGCGCGTCGTCGAGAGCTGGTCGCCGTGCGTCCACTGGGGCGCGCTGGCGCGCGGCCGCCTCGACGGCGTCGTCTGCTTCCACCCGGACGACGAGGAGCAGCACGTCGGCGAACTGCTCGCGTCGGAGGCCGGCGCGTCGACCGCGCGACCCGGCGACGGTGTCTACGTCGCGGCGACGACGCCGGCTGTCCGCGACGACCTGATAGCAGCGGTCCGGTAG
- a CDS encoding ABC transporter ATP-binding protein: MTDRAIETRDLTKRYGDETAVEGLSLAIPEGNVYGFLGPNGAGKTTTMRMLTTLTKPSDGTGTVAGANIEDRDSVVSNIGYLPEEPPLHAELTGREQLRYIAGLRDLPEADAEARIDDLLGRFSLAGDADKRIGAYSKGMKQKVGIIQAMLHDPDVLFLDEPTSGLDPRAARTVRDTIADLTEGDATVFLSTHILPVVDELADTVGVLYDGRLVTEGSPDHLKTRAESGDERTLEDVFLEVTGGIGDEATGEA; the protein is encoded by the coding sequence ATGACCGACCGCGCCATCGAAACGCGCGACCTCACGAAGCGGTACGGCGACGAGACCGCCGTCGAGGGGCTCAGCCTCGCCATCCCCGAGGGCAACGTCTACGGCTTCCTCGGGCCGAACGGCGCCGGGAAGACGACCACGATGCGGATGCTCACGACGCTCACGAAGCCGAGCGACGGCACCGGCACGGTCGCCGGCGCTAACATCGAAGACCGCGATTCCGTCGTCTCCAACATCGGCTACCTCCCCGAGGAGCCGCCGCTGCACGCCGAGCTCACCGGCCGCGAGCAACTGCGGTACATCGCCGGCCTCCGCGACCTCCCCGAGGCCGACGCCGAGGCCCGCATCGACGACCTGCTCGGGCGGTTCTCGCTCGCCGGTGACGCCGACAAGCGCATCGGCGCGTACTCGAAGGGGATGAAACAGAAGGTCGGCATCATCCAGGCGATGCTCCACGACCCCGACGTGCTCTTCCTCGACGAACCCACGTCGGGCCTGGACCCGCGGGCCGCCCGCACCGTCCGTGACACCATCGCGGACCTCACCGAGGGCGACGCCACGGTGTTCCTCTCGACGCACATCCTCCCGGTCGTCGACGAGCTCGCGGACACCGTCGGCGTGCTCTACGACGGCCGCCTCGTCACCGAGGGGTCGCCCGACCACCTCAAGACCCGCGCGGAGTCCGGCGACGAGCGCACGCTCGAAGACGTCTTCCTCGAAGTCACCGGCGGCATCGGCGACGAAGCAACCGGGGAGGCCTGA
- a CDS encoding DNA double-strand break repair nuclease NurA: MTLDPVHFDGIADLASQIRHEVDAEEHRDVAEETWANYLDPLYGDDGPVLEPLGEQRRCVADVEELALQPSPFDTAHGLDSGTINPKTFKNGLVLDLAQAAMSATPSDLDLHRSRTTITSVHSNDATVKMGTDWRKRDEGYWRGRIVHTAPLARDQERVVHGLALYLAESHHALEHAGEVDDLLLLDGPVYPKQLVNWADRHASLADLVTENELVAEVLENYVRLVERFAEKDVPLAGFVKSPASQALVRALRDRGRPTPWASDAAFFSQVLERREFDGDDYERVTDDLAWTGWFTSTLGADGVFADASELGVERELPAECYEVAFFVVYDPRTDLVHKVELPCAFAEDEDCRDAVERYVTSQVAAEAGPPKPVAKADELARIGATEKAELVRKLEQSFDSRRDENYDDQRWPDA, translated from the coding sequence ATGACCCTCGACCCCGTCCACTTCGACGGCATCGCGGACCTCGCCAGCCAGATTCGCCACGAGGTGGACGCCGAGGAGCACCGCGACGTCGCCGAGGAGACGTGGGCGAACTACCTCGACCCCCTCTACGGCGACGACGGCCCCGTGCTCGAACCGCTCGGCGAACAGCGCCGCTGCGTCGCCGACGTCGAGGAACTCGCGCTCCAGCCGTCGCCGTTCGACACCGCCCACGGCCTCGACTCCGGCACCATCAACCCGAAGACGTTCAAGAACGGCCTGGTGCTCGACCTCGCGCAGGCCGCGATGAGCGCGACCCCCAGCGACCTCGACCTCCACCGCTCCCGCACCACCATCACGAGCGTCCACTCCAACGACGCCACCGTGAAGATGGGCACCGACTGGCGCAAACGCGACGAGGGGTACTGGCGCGGCCGCATCGTCCACACCGCGCCGCTCGCCCGCGACCAGGAGCGCGTCGTCCACGGGCTCGCGCTCTACCTCGCGGAGAGCCACCACGCCCTCGAACACGCCGGCGAAGTCGACGACTTGCTGCTACTGGACGGTCCGGTCTACCCGAAGCAGCTCGTGAACTGGGCGGACCGCCACGCCAGTCTCGCGGACCTCGTCACCGAGAACGAACTGGTGGCGGAAGTCCTGGAGAACTACGTCCGGCTCGTCGAGCGCTTCGCCGAGAAGGACGTGCCGCTCGCGGGGTTCGTGAAGAGCCCGGCGAGTCAGGCGCTCGTGCGCGCGCTCCGCGACCGCGGCCGGCCGACGCCGTGGGCCAGCGACGCCGCGTTCTTCTCGCAGGTGCTCGAACGCCGCGAGTTCGACGGCGACGACTACGAGCGCGTCACCGACGACCTCGCGTGGACGGGCTGGTTCACGTCCACGCTCGGCGCGGACGGCGTGTTCGCGGACGCCAGCGAACTCGGCGTCGAGCGCGAGCTCCCCGCGGAGTGCTACGAGGTCGCGTTCTTCGTCGTCTACGACCCCCGCACGGACCTCGTGCACAAGGTCGAGCTACCGTGCGCGTTCGCCGAGGACGAGGACTGCCGGGACGCCGTCGAGCGCTACGTCACGAGCCAGGTCGCCGCCGAGGCCGGCCCGCCCAAGCCCGTCGCGAAAGCCGACGAGCTCGCGCGCATCGGCGCCACCGAGAAGGCGGAACTCGTCCGCAAGCTCGAGCAGTCCTTCGACAGCCGGCGCGACGAGAACTACGACGACCAGCGCTGGCCGGACGCCTGA
- the gpmI gene encoding 2,3-bisphosphoglycerate-independent phosphoglycerate mutase produces MQAALVILDGWGLADHDYRGGNAASTSHSQDSRDHLNAVEAADTPNFEAYADRGGFATLTTHGREVGLPRGQMGNSEVGHLTIGSGRVVLQEYTRINDAIADGELCENDAIGGALDHVERTGGRLHVVGLVSDGGVHSDHEHVHAILECAASRDLAATTHAFTDGRDTAPHGGENYLQTLQEVADEYGTGDVATVTGRYYAMDRDQNWERTKRAYDAIVNRNGDHRADSAVEAVRESYDRGDTDEFVEPTTVRGGDALSEGDAVVFCNFRADRARQLVRMLADVRPEDWEAEGVSTDPPAVPVATMTDYDETFDLPVAFESKRPADTLGEVLAEQSLTQLRVAESEKYPHVTYFLNGGREVEFPGERREIVESPDVPTYDLAPEMSAAGVTDVALDVLDADDPDALVLNYANPDMVGHTGDYEAAIEAVETVDDQLARLVPALRDAGAEVLVTADHGNADDMGTRDDPHTAHTFNPVPFVHLPADESDEGGRAVRDDGALRDVAPTLLDLVGVEKPTAMTGETLLD; encoded by the coding sequence ATGCAGGCCGCGCTGGTGATTCTCGACGGCTGGGGGCTCGCCGACCACGACTACCGAGGCGGCAACGCCGCCTCGACGTCCCACTCGCAAGACTCGCGGGACCACTTGAACGCAGTCGAGGCAGCGGACACGCCGAACTTCGAGGCGTACGCCGACCGCGGCGGGTTCGCCACGCTCACCACGCACGGCCGCGAGGTCGGGCTGCCGCGCGGCCAGATGGGCAACAGCGAGGTCGGCCACCTCACCATCGGCTCCGGCCGGGTCGTCCTCCAGGAGTACACCCGCATCAACGACGCCATCGCGGACGGTGAACTCTGCGAGAACGACGCCATCGGCGGCGCGCTCGACCACGTCGAACGAACGGGCGGCCGTCTCCACGTCGTGGGCCTCGTCAGCGACGGCGGCGTCCACTCCGACCACGAGCACGTGCACGCGATCCTCGAGTGCGCCGCGAGCCGCGACCTCGCCGCGACCACGCACGCGTTCACTGACGGCCGCGACACCGCGCCCCACGGCGGCGAGAACTACCTCCAGACGCTCCAGGAGGTCGCCGACGAGTACGGCACCGGCGACGTCGCGACCGTCACCGGCCGGTACTACGCGATGGACCGCGACCAGAACTGGGAGCGCACGAAGCGCGCGTACGACGCCATCGTGAACCGGAACGGCGACCACCGCGCGGACTCGGCGGTCGAAGCGGTCCGGGAGAGCTACGACCGCGGCGACACGGACGAGTTCGTCGAGCCGACGACTGTCAGGGGTGGGGACGCGCTCAGCGAGGGCGACGCCGTCGTGTTCTGTAACTTCCGCGCGGACCGCGCGCGCCAGCTCGTCCGCATGCTCGCGGACGTCCGCCCCGAGGACTGGGAGGCCGAGGGCGTCTCGACGGACCCGCCTGCGGTGCCGGTGGCGACGATGACCGACTACGACGAGACGTTCGACCTCCCGGTCGCCTTCGAGTCCAAGCGCCCCGCGGACACGCTCGGGGAGGTGCTCGCCGAGCAGTCCCTCACGCAGCTCCGAGTCGCCGAGTCCGAGAAGTACCCCCACGTGACGTACTTCCTCAACGGCGGCCGCGAGGTCGAATTCCCGGGCGAACGTCGGGAAATCGTCGAGAGCCCGGACGTCCCCACGTACGACCTCGCGCCCGAGATGAGCGCCGCGGGCGTCACCGACGTCGCCCTCGACGTGCTCGACGCCGACGACCCGGACGCGCTCGTGTTGAACTACGCGAACCCCGACATGGTCGGCCACACCGGCGACTACGAGGCCGCGATCGAGGCGGTCGAAACAGTCGACGACCAGCTCGCCCGACTCGTTCCCGCGCTCCGCGACGCCGGTGCGGAGGTCCTCGTCACCGCCGACCACGGCAACGCCGACGACATGGGCACCCGCGACGACCCTCACACCGCGCACACGTTCAACCCCGTGCCGTTCGTCCACCTCCCCGCGGACGAGAGCGACGAGGGCGGACGCGCGGTCCGCGACGACGGCGCGCTCCGCGACGTTGCGCCGACGCTGCTGGACCTCGTCGGCGTCGAGAAACCGACCGCGATGACCGGCGAGACGTTACTGGATTAG
- a CDS encoding amidohydrolase has protein sequence MTAAADLVLRNGEVHTLGDPDETYDALAVRDGRVVQLANDYDVGFLVGTGTEVVDLDGRVVLPGFVDAHTHMEMVGRYGVHADLRGASSPEEVTERLRERAAETDDEWVLGFGYDESAWGGEDLRQSDLDAVSEDRPVAAVREDMHTATVNAVVLNEYGDELPDSDVVGDGRIVEDAVEVVHDAGDAGPEETKSLLRAAQREANENGVTAVHDMVRQSHSPRAFRELDRAGELSVRVRLNYWSDHLDALVETGLRTNHGSGMVEVGGVKTFTDGSLGGHTAKLSEPYADAPEETGQWVVGPDELADLVARADDAGLQVTAHAIGDEAIDAVLDAYEDCADAGASRHRIEHVELASDDAIERMSDLGVVASMQPNFLKWAGSEGLYEDRLGTERREASNRFPAYREAGVPLAFGSDCMPLDPLLGVHCAVNPPTEAQELSVTDALRAYTSGGAYAGFREDEQGVLEDGALADLVVLGESPWESPGEIRDIDVAATVVDGDVVYTAD, from the coding sequence ATGACTGCGGCAGCCGACCTCGTGCTGCGGAACGGCGAGGTCCACACGCTCGGCGACCCGGACGAGACCTACGACGCGCTCGCGGTCCGGGACGGGCGCGTCGTCCAGCTCGCCAACGACTACGACGTCGGGTTCCTCGTCGGCACCGGCACGGAGGTCGTCGACCTCGACGGGCGCGTCGTCCTCCCGGGGTTCGTGGACGCGCACACGCACATGGAGATGGTGGGGCGGTACGGCGTCCACGCCGACCTCCGCGGCGCGTCGTCGCCCGAGGAAGTCACCGAGCGCCTCCGGGAGCGGGCCGCCGAAACGGACGACGAGTGGGTGCTCGGGTTCGGGTACGACGAGTCCGCGTGGGGCGGCGAGGACCTCCGGCAGTCCGACCTCGACGCGGTCAGCGAGGACCGGCCGGTGGCGGCCGTCCGCGAGGACATGCACACGGCGACCGTGAACGCGGTCGTCCTCAACGAGTACGGCGACGAGCTGCCCGACAGCGACGTGGTCGGCGACGGCCGCATCGTCGAGGACGCCGTGGAAGTCGTCCACGACGCGGGCGACGCCGGCCCCGAGGAGACGAAGTCGCTGCTGCGCGCGGCCCAGCGCGAGGCCAACGAGAACGGCGTCACCGCCGTCCACGACATGGTGCGGCAGTCGCACTCGCCGCGGGCGTTCCGCGAACTCGACCGCGCGGGCGAGCTGTCGGTGCGCGTGCGCCTGAACTACTGGAGCGACCACCTCGACGCCCTCGTAGAGACGGGACTGCGCACGAACCACGGCTCCGGGATGGTCGAGGTCGGCGGCGTGAAGACGTTCACGGACGGCAGCCTCGGCGGCCACACCGCCAAGCTCTCGGAGCCGTACGCGGACGCGCCCGAGGAGACCGGGCAGTGGGTCGTCGGCCCCGACGAGCTCGCTGACCTCGTGGCGCGCGCCGACGACGCCGGCCTGCAGGTGACCGCGCACGCAATCGGCGACGAGGCAATCGACGCGGTGCTCGACGCCTACGAGGACTGCGCGGACGCGGGCGCGAGCCGCCACCGCATCGAACACGTCGAGCTCGCGAGCGACGACGCCATCGAGCGTATGAGCGACCTGGGCGTGGTGGCGTCGATGCAGCCGAACTTCCTGAAGTGGGCGGGCAGCGAGGGTCTCTACGAGGACCGCCTCGGGACGGAGCGCCGCGAGGCGAGCAACCGCTTCCCGGCCTACCGCGAGGCGGGCGTGCCGCTGGCGTTCGGCAGCGACTGCATGCCCCTCGACCCGCTGCTCGGCGTCCACTGCGCGGTGAACCCGCCGACGGAAGCACAGGAACTCTCGGTTACGGACGCGCTGCGCGCGTACACGAGCGGCGGCGCGTACGCCGGCTTCCGGGAGGACGAACAGGGAGTGCTCGAGGACGGCGCGCTCGCGGACCTCGTGGTGCTCGGCGAGTCGCCGTGGGAGTCTCCCGGCGAAATCCGGGACATCGACGTGGCGGCGACCGTCGTGGACGGCGACGTCGTCTACACCGCGGACTGA